The Alkalinema sp. FACHB-956 genome has a window encoding:
- a CDS encoding class I SAM-dependent methyltransferase, which produces MSNCIVCNHDEKTPLYRGIDRCLSCGHVAADLSISSEELFKLYQKDYFFGEEYSDYVADKRIAQKNFALRLKTLKQFLRPERHRTLFEIGCAYGFFLEKAQALFEKAQGIDITEDGIRYALNELNLDVVQADFLSHDLGDRTFDVACMWDTIEHLPNPHLYVEKLSRHMEKGSLIAITTGDIDSFNARMRKENWRLIHPPTHIHYFSQKSLAHMLNNYGFDVVYSRHCGFYRSLDNVAYNILVLRWKQPKLYHFLKKLRLTELDFYLNLYDIMYVIARKRY; this is translated from the coding sequence ATGAGTAACTGTATTGTTTGTAACCACGATGAGAAAACTCCGCTGTATCGCGGGATCGATCGATGTCTGAGCTGTGGTCATGTGGCGGCGGATTTGTCGATTTCCAGCGAAGAACTGTTCAAGCTTTACCAGAAAGACTACTTTTTTGGGGAAGAATACAGCGATTACGTGGCAGATAAGCGGATTGCTCAGAAAAATTTTGCCCTGCGCCTCAAAACCCTAAAGCAATTTTTGCGACCGGAACGACACCGGACGCTGTTTGAAATTGGCTGTGCCTACGGGTTCTTTTTGGAGAAAGCCCAGGCATTGTTTGAGAAAGCCCAGGGCATTGACATTACCGAAGATGGAATTCGCTATGCCCTGAATGAACTGAACCTAGATGTGGTGCAAGCCGATTTTTTGAGTCATGATCTGGGCGATCGTACCTTTGATGTCGCCTGTATGTGGGACACGATCGAGCACTTACCCAATCCCCATCTCTACGTCGAAAAGTTGAGTCGGCATATGGAAAAGGGCTCACTGATTGCGATTACGACAGGGGATATCGACAGTTTCAACGCCCGGATGCGGAAAGAAAATTGGCGCTTGATCCATCCGCCTACCCACATTCATTACTTCTCCCAGAAAAGCCTAGCTCACATGCTGAATAATTACGGCTTTGATGTGGTTTACAGCCGCCATTGTGGTTTTTATCGGAGTCTCGATAATGTTGCTTATAACATTCTTGTACTTCGCTGGAAGCAACCTAAGCTGTATCACTTTTTGAAAAAACTCCGGCTAACGGAACTGGATTTTTACCTCAATCTTTACGACATCATGTATGTCATTGCTCGCAAACGTTACTAA
- a CDS encoding glycosyltransferase family 2 protein: MKTLTVISPIYNEESVIEAFYTELSAVLSRLVGYHSTILFVVDRCTDQTLPILRRIAQKDPTVQVLALSNRFGHQMSLLAGIDHCDADVVVMMDGDLQHPPELIPAMLEKYEQGYEIVYTLREDARQSSLFKRWTSRLFYRFINWISEIPISESAADFRLVSRSVIETFQTQIRERNQFMRGLFSWVGFNSVGVRFRARDRFAGTTKYSLRRMVRFGLHGIVAFSKRPLQLSILAGTIFAFFSLIYAVIAFVQYFFYASLPSGWTTLVIMIALSTGIQLICLGFIGEYIGAIFDEVKGRPHYLVSEKINFNHE; encoded by the coding sequence ATGAAAACTCTAACGGTAATTAGCCCCATTTATAACGAAGAAAGTGTCATTGAGGCTTTTTACACAGAGCTTTCGGCGGTGCTGTCTCGGCTGGTAGGGTATCACTCAACGATACTCTTTGTGGTCGATCGCTGTACGGATCAAACCCTCCCCATTCTGAGGCGAATTGCCCAAAAAGATCCCACTGTCCAGGTTTTGGCATTATCCAATCGGTTTGGTCATCAAATGTCTTTGCTGGCTGGGATTGACCACTGTGATGCGGATGTGGTGGTGATGATGGATGGGGATTTGCAACACCCGCCGGAACTCATTCCAGCAATGCTAGAAAAATATGAACAGGGCTACGAAATTGTTTACACTTTGCGGGAAGATGCAAGGCAAAGTAGTCTCTTTAAGCGCTGGACCTCGCGATTATTTTATCGGTTTATTAATTGGATTTCTGAGATTCCCATTTCAGAAAGTGCGGCAGATTTCCGGCTGGTGTCTCGATCGGTAATTGAAACCTTTCAGACGCAAATTCGAGAACGCAACCAGTTTATGCGAGGGCTGTTTAGCTGGGTTGGGTTCAATAGTGTGGGCGTACGATTTCGGGCTCGCGATCGCTTTGCAGGCACCACCAAATATTCTCTGCGGAGAATGGTACGCTTTGGTTTGCACGGAATTGTTGCTTTTAGCAAACGCCCATTGCAGCTTTCAATTTTGGCAGGTACGATATTTGCATTTTTTAGTTTGATCTACGCGGTCATTGCGTTTGTTCAATACTTTTTTTATGCTTCGTTGCCCTCGGGATGGACAACCCTGGTGATTATGATTGCCCTATCTACTGGGATTCAGCTGATTTGTCTAGGGTTTATTGGCGAATACATTGGCGCTATCTTTGACGAAGTCAAGGGTAGACCTCACTACCTTGTGTCGGAGAAGATTAATTTTAACCATGAGTAA
- a CDS encoding NAD-dependent epimerase/dehydratase family protein, with product MTAPAMTPATTKVLMTGAGGFCGKHLATYLKSQGVTVYTMGMHPPEPSDETVQQHFTIADITHSQELASIFDRVQPDYCFHLAGVASAADPVTFYRVNVSYAAALLHALDLSGLAANCPTLLVGTSAEYGVITPEQVPIHENTPVSPYHHYGISKLAQTHLGMAAARMGRPLVMVRPFNIIGPGMPRHLSVQSFATQVVKIGLGQQPPVIEVGNLGSSRDFIDVESTVRIYWQLLQNPQAYGEVINICSGQGVVMADLLQRLIQLSGVAVEVKVDPDRFKTLDIPVHYGCTQKLERFIHGVPHLDLDGTLQRVLDYLTVNPCFAL from the coding sequence ATGACGGCTCCAGCTATGACTCCAGCCACAACAAAGGTATTGATGACGGGGGCCGGTGGTTTCTGTGGCAAGCATTTAGCCACCTACCTGAAGTCTCAGGGCGTCACTGTCTACACGATGGGGATGCATCCACCGGAGCCATCCGACGAGACTGTCCAGCAGCATTTTACGATCGCTGACATCACCCATTCCCAGGAACTCGCCAGCATTTTCGATCGGGTACAGCCGGACTACTGCTTTCACTTGGCAGGGGTCGCCAGTGCGGCGGATCCCGTCACGTTCTATCGGGTGAATGTCTCCTACGCGGCGGCCTTGCTCCATGCCCTAGACCTGAGTGGGCTAGCAGCAAACTGTCCCACCCTACTGGTGGGAACCTCGGCGGAATACGGGGTGATTACGCCTGAACAGGTGCCGATCCATGAAAACACTCCGGTGTCTCCCTACCACCACTATGGCATCAGCAAACTTGCCCAGACCCACTTGGGAATGGCTGCTGCGAGAATGGGTAGACCCCTGGTGATGGTGCGCCCCTTTAACATCATTGGCCCTGGGATGCCCCGCCATTTATCGGTGCAGAGCTTTGCGACCCAAGTTGTGAAAATTGGTCTGGGGCAACAACCCCCGGTAATTGAGGTGGGGAATCTGGGCAGTTCTCGCGATTTTATTGATGTTGAATCCACGGTTCGGATCTACTGGCAGTTGCTGCAAAATCCCCAAGCCTATGGAGAGGTGATTAATATTTGTTCTGGGCAGGGCGTGGTGATGGCGGACTTGTTGCAGCGGTTGATTCAGCTATCTGGGGTGGCGGTGGAGGTCAAGGTCGATCCCGATCGCTTTAAAACCCTAGATATTCCCGTGCATTATGGCTGTACGCAAAAGCTAGAACGGTTTATCCATGGCGTGCCCCACTTGGATCTAGACGGGACGCTTCAGCGAGTATTAGACTACCTAACGGTCAACCCCTGCTTTGCGCTATGA
- a CDS encoding sugar phosphate nucleotidyltransferase: MQALVLAGGKGTRLYPYTTVLPKPLMPVGDYPILEILLRQLKAAGITEVILAVGYLSHLIEAFFQNGERLGLKISYSLEEKPLGTAGPISLVLDRLEQDFLILNGDLLTTMRFSNLIQYHKANQAAATIGLYQREVKIDFGVIETNEQSQLLCYREKPVYHFDVSMGVNVLNKQKILPYLKPGEYLDIPELMMQLSQNQHPVYCYREPCYWLDIGRVDDYQVAVSRFVENPEEFIPSGL, from the coding sequence ATGCAGGCGTTAGTGTTGGCCGGGGGGAAAGGTACTCGGCTCTATCCCTATACCACGGTGCTGCCTAAGCCCTTGATGCCAGTGGGAGATTACCCAATCTTAGAAATTTTGCTGCGCCAATTGAAAGCAGCAGGCATTACTGAGGTGATTTTGGCAGTTGGCTATCTCAGTCACTTGATTGAGGCATTCTTTCAAAATGGTGAACGGTTGGGCCTCAAAATTAGCTATTCCCTAGAAGAGAAGCCCTTAGGAACAGCAGGGCCGATTTCCTTAGTGCTCGATCGGTTGGAGCAGGACTTTTTAATCCTGAATGGCGACCTGCTGACGACCATGAGATTTAGCAACCTGATTCAATATCACAAAGCAAACCAGGCTGCTGCCACGATCGGGCTCTACCAACGGGAAGTCAAAATTGATTTTGGGGTGATTGAGACTAACGAGCAATCCCAACTCCTCTGTTATCGAGAAAAGCCAGTCTATCACTTTGATGTCAGTATGGGGGTCAATGTTTTAAATAAACAAAAAATCCTCCCCTATCTCAAGCCCGGTGAATATTTGGATATTCCCGAACTGATGATGCAATTGTCTCAGAATCAGCATCCCGTTTATTGCTATCGCGAACCTTGCTATTGGCTGGATATTGGCCGAGTCGATGACTATCAAGTAGCAGTGAGCCGATTTGTCGAAAATCCCGAAGAGTTTATTCCATCCGGCCTATGA
- a CDS encoding GDP-mannose 4,6-dehydratase codes for MENFSWTGKQVLVTGAGGFIGSHLCEALVEAGAEVTAMIHYSSRSDWGNLEFLPQDYKKSLQVVSGNIEDSDFVMRQVKGKAIVFHLAALIGIPYSYVAPRSYLKTNIEGTLNVVEAARHFDLERIVHTSTSETYGTAIYTPIDEQHPLQGQSPYSASKIAADKMAESYYLAFGLPVSTIRPFNTYGPRQSARAVIPTIISQAFTQPSIRLGSLDPVRDLNFVKDTVSGFIKVAESESCIGQVTNVGYGKGITIGELAHTILSLMGVDKPIEADQARVRPSNSEVFTLICNNSKAAEIANWQPQYSLEQGLQATIDFVQANLNFFKTDQYSV; via the coding sequence ATGGAAAACTTTAGCTGGACTGGAAAACAGGTTTTAGTTACAGGGGCAGGCGGTTTTATTGGCAGTCATCTGTGTGAAGCGTTGGTTGAAGCAGGGGCTGAAGTCACCGCCATGATTCACTATAGCTCTCGAAGTGACTGGGGAAATCTGGAGTTTTTGCCACAGGACTATAAAAAATCGCTCCAAGTGGTATCTGGGAATATCGAAGACAGTGATTTTGTCATGCGCCAGGTCAAAGGGAAAGCGATCGTCTTTCACTTGGCCGCTTTGATTGGGATTCCCTATTCCTATGTTGCGCCCCGCAGCTATCTAAAGACCAACATTGAAGGAACGCTGAATGTGGTGGAAGCAGCGCGCCATTTTGACTTGGAGCGGATTGTCCATACCTCAACGTCCGAAACCTACGGGACGGCGATCTATACCCCGATCGATGAACAGCATCCCCTCCAAGGCCAATCGCCCTACTCCGCCTCCAAAATTGCAGCGGATAAAATGGCAGAAAGTTATTATTTAGCCTTCGGTCTGCCGGTCTCGACCATTCGTCCGTTCAATACCTACGGGCCCCGTCAATCGGCTCGGGCTGTGATTCCGACGATTATCAGTCAAGCCTTTACCCAGCCTAGTATTCGACTTGGTTCCCTTGATCCGGTGCGCGACTTAAACTTTGTCAAAGACACCGTGTCCGGCTTTATCAAAGTGGCGGAGTCGGAAAGCTGTATTGGTCAAGTGACAAATGTGGGCTACGGCAAAGGCATCACGATCGGAGAACTGGCTCACACGATTTTGTCCTTGATGGGGGTTGATAAACCGATTGAAGCCGATCAAGCGCGGGTTCGCCCCAGCAATAGTGAAGTTTTTACCTTGATCTGTAATAATTCCAAAGCTGCGGAGATTGCGAACTGGCAACCACAATATTCTTTAGAACAAGGTCTGCAAGCGACGATCGACTTTGTGCAAGCCAATTTAAACTTCTTCAAAACCGATCAATATAGCGTGTGA
- a CDS encoding GDP-mannose 4,6-dehydratase has protein sequence MTKKALITGLTGQDGSYLAELLLEKDYEVYGLVRRSSSGNLDRISHLADRVKIMSGDLLDQCSLMDVITEAQPDEIYNLASQSYVPLSWTQPALTAEYTALGVSRLLESIRRCKPDARFYQASSSEVFGQPDESPQTERTAFRPRNPYGVAKAYAHWMTINYRQQYNLYACCGITYTHESPRRGAEFVFRKITRGAAMAKLGLLQELKLGNLDAKRDWCYAKDAVYAMWLMLQQDVPDDYIIASGEVHSVRELVECAFGFVGLTWQDFVSVDPTFYRPDEAVQLVGSIEKIRHDLQWQPQYSFKQLVELMVEYDLKLLQA, from the coding sequence ATGACCAAAAAGGCACTCATCACAGGACTGACGGGACAGGATGGTTCTTACTTGGCGGAGCTGTTGCTGGAAAAAGACTATGAGGTGTATGGTCTCGTGCGGCGATCTAGTTCTGGAAATCTTGATCGGATTTCTCACTTGGCCGATCGGGTCAAAATCATGTCCGGAGACTTGCTTGATCAATGCTCCTTAATGGATGTCATTACAGAAGCTCAACCCGACGAAATTTATAATTTAGCTTCCCAAAGCTACGTCCCGTTGTCATGGACACAGCCAGCACTGACAGCAGAATATACGGCGTTAGGGGTGTCGCGGTTATTGGAGTCGATTCGTCGCTGCAAACCCGATGCTCGATTTTATCAAGCCTCCAGTAGTGAAGTCTTTGGGCAACCGGATGAGTCCCCCCAAACGGAGCGCACGGCCTTTCGTCCCCGTAACCCCTACGGTGTGGCTAAAGCTTACGCCCACTGGATGACGATTAATTACCGCCAACAATACAATCTCTACGCCTGCTGCGGCATCACCTACACCCATGAATCCCCGCGTCGGGGGGCGGAATTTGTGTTTCGCAAGATTACTCGCGGGGCGGCGATGGCCAAGCTGGGATTGCTCCAGGAGTTAAAACTGGGGAATTTAGATGCCAAGCGGGATTGGTGCTATGCCAAAGATGCGGTGTATGCCATGTGGCTGATGCTACAACAAGATGTGCCGGATGATTACATTATTGCCAGTGGCGAAGTCCATTCTGTGCGCGAATTAGTTGAGTGTGCTTTTGGTTTTGTTGGGTTGACCTGGCAGGACTTTGTATCTGTGGATCCGACATTTTATCGTCCCGATGAGGCAGTTCAACTGGTCGGCTCGATCGAAAAAATCCGCCACGATTTGCAGTGGCAACCTCAGTATTCCTTCAAGCAATTGGTTGAATTAATGGTGGAGTACGACCTTAAATTGCTCCAGGCGTAA